The Tachyglossus aculeatus isolate mTacAcu1 chromosome 7, mTacAcu1.pri, whole genome shotgun sequence genome includes a region encoding these proteins:
- the ATIC gene encoding bifunctional purine biosynthesis protein ATIC: MDAVQLALFSVSDKTGLVEFAKSLSSSGLSLVASGGTAKALRDAGHTVRDVSELTGFPEMLGGRVKTLHPAVHAGILARNIPDDKADMARLDFSLISIVVCNLYPFVKTVTSPNVTVAEAVEQIDIGGVTLLRAAAKNHARVTVVCDPNDYAMVASEMEQSDTKDTSLETRRQLALKAFTHTFKYDEAISDYFRKEYSKGISQIPLRYGMNPHQTPAQLYTVLPKLPLSVLNGSPGFINLCDALNAWQLVKELREALGIPAAASFKHVSPAGAAIGVPLSEEEAQVCMVHDLYKNLTPLSTAYARARGADRMSSFGDFIALSDVCDVSTAKIISREVSDGIIAPGYEEEALKILSKKKNGNYCVLQMDQNYKPDENEIRTLFGLHLSQKRNNGVIDKSLFSNIVTKNKTLPESAIRDLIVASIAVKYTQSNSVCYAKNGQVVGIGAGQQSRIHCTRLAGDKANCWWLRHHPRVLSMKFKAGVKRAEISNAIDQYVTGTIGEDDDLAKWKAMFEEVPELLTEAEKKEWIGTLNEVSVSSDAFFPFRDNVDRAKKSGVKFIAAPSGSTADQIVIEACDELGITLIHTNLRLFHH, from the exons CCCTATTTAGTGTCTCAGACAAGACTGGCCTTGTAGAATTTGCAAAAAGTCTGAGTTCATCAGGTTTGTCTCTAGTTGCCTCTGGAGGAACAGCCAAAGCTCTGAGGGATGCTGGCCACACTGTCAG AGACGTTTCTGAGCTGACAGGATTCCCAGAAATGTTAGGGGGTCGTGTGAAAACACTGCATCCTGCAGTTCATGCAG GGATCCTGGCTCGTAATATTCCAGATGATAAGGCAGATATGGCCAGACTTGATTTCAGCCTTATAAG CATTGTGGTATGTAATCTCTATCCTTTTGTGAAGACTGTAACTTCTCCTAATGTAACCGTAGCTGAAGCAGTCGAACAAATTGATATTG GTGGAGTCACCTTATTAAGAGCTGCAGCTAAGAATCATGCTCGCGTGACAGTGGTGTGTGACCCAAACGACTATGCGATGGTAGCTTCAGAGATGGAACAGTCTGATACTAAAGATACCTCCTTGGAGACCCGGCGTCAGCTAGCACTGAAG GCTTTCACTCACACTTTCAAATATGATGAAGCTATATCAGATTACTTCAGAAAGGAGTACAGTAAAGGAATATCTCAGATCCCTCTGAGGTATGGAATGAACCCTCATCAAACCCCTGCTCAGTTATACACAGTCCTGCCAAAACTTCCTCTTTCAG TTCTCAATGGATCCCCTGGGTTTATAAACTTGTGTGATGCCCTGAATGCCTGGCAGCTGGTGAAAGAACTCAGAGAGGCTTTAGGCATTCCGGCAGCTGCCTCTTTCAAGCATGTCAGCCCAGCAG GTGCTGCTATTGGTGTGCCACTTTCAGAAGAAGAAGCCCAAGTCTGTATGGTGCATGATCTCTATAAGAACCTTACACCTTTGTCCACTGCATATGCAAGAGCAAGAG GGGCAGATAGAATGTCATCTTTTGGTGATTTCATTGCTCTGTCTGATGTTTGTGATGTTTCTACTGCTAAAATAATCTCCAGAGAG GTATCCGATGGCATTATTGCACCAGGGTATGAAGAGGAAGCTTTGAAAATACTATCCAAAAAGAAAAATGGGAACTACTGTGTCCTTCAG ATGGACCAAAATTATAAACCAGATGAGAATGAAATTCGAACACTCTTTGGATTACACCTAAGTCAGAAGAGGAATAATGGAGTCATTGACAAGTCATTATTCAGCAATATCGTTACTAAAAATAAAACC TTGCCTGAGTCTGCTATCCGAGACCTCATCGTGGCCAGCATCGCTGTTAAGTACACCCAATCCAATTCAGTGTGCTATGCCAAGAACGGTCAG GTTGTTGGCATTGGAGCAGGGCAGCAGTCCCGAATACACTGTACACGCCTTGCTGGTGACAAGGCAAACTGTTGGTGGCTTCGACATCACCCTCGAGTGCTTTCAATGAAATTTAAAGCGGGAGTGAAGAGAGCCGAGATCTCCAATGCCATTGATCAATATGTCACTGGAACCATCGGTGAG GATGATGATTTAGCCAAGTGGAAGGCAATGTTTGAGGAAGTCCCTGAGCTATTAACCGAAGCCGAAAAGAAGGAGTGGATTGGTACATTGAATGAAGTGTCGGTCAGCTCTGATGCCTTCTTCCCATTTAGAGATAATGTCGACAGAGCTAAAAAG AGTGGTGTAAAGTTTATTGCTGCACCATCGGGATCAACTGCTGACCAGATTGTGATCGAAGCCTGTGATGAACTTGGAATAACCCTCATTCATACCAATCTTCGTCTGTTCCATCATTAA